A section of the Candidatus Methylomirabilota bacterium genome encodes:
- a CDS encoding cation:proton antiporter: MSATAIFLVQALIVLALPVALWRIARLRHALPLAVVQILVGIVLGPSLLGRLAPELVAPLISPQALAPLSGIATLAVILFAFVIGLHADVGLLRGRGPALVWIGIGSAFLPTLLGAGAGLLLAHQYPETVGPQASAGEFAAAVGICAGVTALPVLGAILLQMGLLRQRLGQLALACAAINDALLWIFLAGLLAYGAGGQAGGGTFWPVLVGGPVYLLLVFGLVRPALARLATSHAKEAGPDGLGLAAACATALGSAAVTEALGLHHVLGAFLAGIAMPGAARRAILVRLEAPVAVALMPFFFVLTGLRTTIDLGSDTFLAVFLLMTLAATVGKFGGTALLARAAGEGWPTALGLGALMQTKGLMEVVVLTVVLDAGLVGPATFSALVLMALVSTAATMPLTRFVTRNEFSERS; this comes from the coding sequence ATCTCTGCCACCGCGATCTTCCTCGTTCAGGCTCTCATCGTTCTCGCGTTGCCGGTGGCCCTCTGGAGGATCGCCCGCTTACGCCACGCGCTGCCGCTCGCTGTGGTCCAGATCCTGGTCGGGATCGTCCTCGGGCCCTCGCTGCTGGGCCGCCTCGCGCCGGAGCTCGTGGCGCCCCTGATCAGCCCGCAGGCGCTGGCGCCGCTCTCGGGAATCGCTACGCTCGCCGTGATCCTGTTCGCCTTCGTTATCGGCCTTCACGCCGACGTGGGCTTGCTCCGCGGGCGGGGACCGGCCCTGGTTTGGATTGGGATCGGCAGCGCATTCCTCCCGACCTTGCTGGGCGCCGGTGCCGGGCTCCTCCTGGCGCACCAGTATCCCGAAACCGTCGGCCCCCAAGCCTCAGCCGGGGAGTTCGCGGCCGCCGTCGGCATCTGCGCCGGGGTAACCGCGCTGCCGGTGCTCGGCGCCATCCTGTTGCAGATGGGACTGCTGCGGCAGCGACTCGGCCAACTCGCCCTGGCGTGCGCCGCCATCAACGACGCACTGCTCTGGATCTTCCTTGCTGGGCTGCTCGCGTACGGCGCCGGGGGGCAGGCCGGGGGTGGCACATTCTGGCCGGTGCTTGTTGGTGGTCCAGTCTACCTGCTGCTCGTGTTCGGTTTGGTCCGCCCGGCGCTCGCCCGATTGGCGACCAGCCACGCGAAAGAGGCGGGCCCGGACGGACTGGGGCTCGCGGCCGCCTGCGCGACGGCATTGGGCTCGGCCGCGGTCACCGAGGCGCTGGGCCTGCACCATGTCCTGGGCGCATTTCTCGCCGGCATAGCGATGCCCGGGGCCGCGAGACGCGCGATCTTGGTGCGGCTCGAGGCCCCGGTTGCGGTGGCCCTGATGCCCTTCTTCTTCGTCTTGACCGGCCTCCGGACCACTATCGACCTGGGCTCTGACACGTTCCTCGCCGTCTTCCTGCTGATGACCTTGGCCGCCACCGTCGGCAAGTTCGGGGGCACCGCGCTGCTGGCCCGTGCGGCGGGCGAGGGCTGGCCGACGGCGCTCGGCCTGGGCGCTCTGATGCAGACCAAAGGATTGATGGAGGTCGTGGTGCTCACCGTCGTGCTCGATGCCGGCCTGGTCGGGCCAGCCACTTTCTCAGCCCTGGTGCTCATGGCTTTGGTGAGCACCGCCGCCACGATGCCCCTCACCCGGTTCGTGACGCGGAACGAGTTTTCCGAACGTTCATAA